The Meriones unguiculatus strain TT.TT164.6M chromosome 1, Bangor_MerUng_6.1, whole genome shotgun sequence genome has a segment encoding these proteins:
- the LOC110542771 gene encoding olfactory receptor 5B12-like translates to MENSTEVTEFILAGLTDDPELQIPLFIIFCLIYLNTVLGNLGMVGLILLDPHLHTPMYLFLSHLSLVDFGYSSAVTPKVMAGLLSTDKIISRNACGTQFFFFVSFITTESFLLAAMAYDRYAAVCKPLHYTTTMTTNTCACLTISSYVCGFLNSSIHTGNIFSLSFCKANVIYHFFCDAPPLLALSCSDTSVSEMVIFFVVGFNDVFSIVVIMISYLFIFITILRMRSSEGRQKAFSTCGSHLTAVSIFYGSGIFVYLQPSSSHTIGTDKMASVFYSMIIPMLNPLVYSLRNKEVKGAFKKAVEKAKQNFL, encoded by the coding sequence ATGGAGAACAGTACAGAGGTGACAGAGTTCATTCTTGCAGGGTTAACTGATGACCCAGAGCTCCAGATACCACTCTTCATCATCTTCTGTCTCATCTATCTCAACACTGTGCTTGGGAACCTGGGAATGGTAGGGTTAATTCTGCTGGACCCACACCTCCACACTCCCATGTACCTTTTTCTCAGTCACCTATCTCTGGTAGACTTTGGTTATTCTTCAGCTGTCACTCCCAAAGTAATGGCAGGACTCCTTTCAACAGACAAAATCATATCCCGCAATGCTTGTGGCACCCAATTCTTCTTCTTTGTAAGCTTTATAACTACAGAAAGCTTCCTGCTGGCTGCCATGGCTTATGACCGCTATGCAGCAGTGTGTAAGCCTCTGCATTACACCACCACCATGACCACAAACACATGTGCTTGTCTGACCATAAGTTCCTATGTCTGTGGCTTTCTGAATTCCTCCATCCACACTGGGAACATTTTCAGCCTCTCCTTCTGCAAGgccaatgtgatatatcacttctTCTGTGATgctcctcctctcctggccctCTCATGCTCAGACACCTCTGTCAGTGAGATGGTGATTTTCTTTGTGGTGGGTTTCAATGATGTCTTCTCTATTGTAGTCATCATGATCTCCTACCTGTTTATATTCATCACTATTCTGAGGATGCGCTCATCGGAAGGACGCCAGAAGGCCTTTTCTACTTGTGGTTCCCACCTCACTGCAGTCTCTATCTTCTATGGGTCAGGCATCTTCGTGTACTTACAGCCCAGCTCCAGCCACACCATAGGCACTGACAAGATGGCGTCTGTGTTCTACAGCATGATCATCCCCATGCTGAACCCTCTGGTCTACAGTCTGAGGAACAAAGAGGTCAAGGGTGCATTCAAAAAGGCTGtggagaaagcaaaacaaaattttctATAG